One Bos taurus isolate L1 Dominette 01449 registration number 42190680 breed Hereford chromosome 16, ARS-UCD2.0, whole genome shotgun sequence DNA window includes the following coding sequences:
- the AVPR1B gene encoding vasopressin V1b receptor: protein MDSRPPWTAAPTPGSTLSAANATTPWLGRDEELAKVEIGVLATVLALATGGNLTVLLTVGQPVRKRSRMQVFVLHLALTDLGVALFQVLPQLLWDITYRFRGPDPLCRAVKYLQVLSMFASTYMLLAMTLDRYLAVCHPLRSLQQPSRSTYPLIAAPWLLAAVLSLPQVFIFSIREVIQGSGVLDCWADFRFPWGPRAYITWTTLAIFILPVAMLTACYGLICHEICRNLKVKTEAGQAEGGSWGTGNRPSARGPVAAPRGLPSRVSSVSAISRAKIRTVKMTFVIVLAYIACWAPFFSVQMWSVWDENAPDEDSTNVAFTISMLLGNLSSCCNPWIYMGFNSHLWLHALRRLACCGGPGPRMRRRLSNGSLSSRHATLLTRSSGPPARGLSPGLSRRPGPKDSLRGAEQVEGDAATETSIF from the exons ATGGATTCCAGGCCTCCGTGGACGGCTGCTCCTACCCCGGGGAGCACCCTCTCTGCTGCCAACGCCACCACACCCTGGCTGGGCCGGGATGAGGAGCTGGCCAAGGTGGAGATCGGCGTCCTGGCCACTGTCCTGGCGCTGGCGACAGGGGGCAACCTGACGGTGCTCCTGACGGTGGGGCAGCCGGTCCGCAAGCGCTCCCGCATGCAGGTGTTCGTGCTGCACCTGGCCCTGACCGACCTGGGCGTGGCGCTCTTCCAGGTGCTGCCCCAGCTGCTGTGGGACATCACCTACCGCTTCCGGGGCCCCGACCCGCTCTGCCGGGCCGTCAAGTACCTGCAGGTGCTGAGCATGTTTGCCTCCACCTACATGCTGCTGGCCATGACGCTGGACCGCTACCTGGCCGTCTGTCACCCCCTGCGCAGCCTCCAGCAGCCCAGCCGGTCCACCTACCCGCTCATCGCAGCGCCCTGGCTTCTGGCGGCAGTCCTCAGCCTCCCTCAAGTCTTCATTTTTTCCATACGAGAGGTGATCCAGGGCTCTGGAGTGCTGGACTGCTGGGCAGACTTCCGCTTCCCTTGGGGGCCACGGGCCTACATCACCTGGACCACCCTGGCCATCTTCATCCTGCCAGTGGCCATGCTCACAGCCTGCTATGGCCTCATCTGCCACGAGATCTGCAGGAACCTCAAAGTCAAGACGGAGGCTGGGCAGGCTGAAGGAGGGAGCTGGGGCACTGGGAACAGGCCCTCCGCTCGTGGGCCGGTGGCAGCCCCGCGGGGGCTGCCGTCCCGGGTTAGCAGCGTCAGCGCCATCTCACGGGCCAAGATCCGAACTGTGAAGATGACCTTCGTCATTGTGCTGGCCTATATCGCCTGCTGGGCGCCTTTCTTCAGTGTCCAGATGTGGTCTGTGTGGGATGAGAATGCCCCCGATGAAG ATTCGACCAATGTGGCTTTCACCATCTCCATGCTTTTGGGCAACCTCAGCAGCTGCTGCAACCCCTGGATCTACATGGGCTTCAACAGCCACCTGTGGTTGCATGCCCTGCGCCGTCTGGCCTGCTGCGGAGGCCCTGGGCCCAGGATGCGCAGGCGGCTCTCCAACGGCAGTCTGTCCAGCCGCCATGCCACCCTGCTGACCCGCTCCAGTGGCCCGCCTGCCCGCGGCCTCAGCCCCGGACTCAGCAGGAGGCCAGGGCCCAAAGACTCCCTGCGGGGCGCAGAGCAGGTGGAGGGCGATGCTGCCACTGAGACCAGCATCTTTTAA